Within Deinococcus wulumuqiensis R12, the genomic segment CACGAGCGCGGTTTTGACGCTGCCGCCGCAGGCTTCGAGCGCGGCCTGCGCCGCCGCCGCCTCGGCCCCCGTCGCGTGCTGCACCAGCCGCCGCGCCCGGCCCTCCAGTTTGGCGTTGGTGGCCCGCACGTCCACCATCAGGTTGCCGTAGAGCTTGCCCAGCCGCACCATCAGGGCGCTCGAAAGCGTGTTCAGCGCGATTTTCTGGGCGGTGCCCGCTTTGAGACGGGTGCTGCCGCTGATGATTTCGGGGCCGGTGTCGAGCAGCACCGGGCAGGCCACCGCCGCGAGCAGGGGTGCCCCCGGATTGTTGGCGAGGCCGATGGTGAGTGCTCCCACTTCCCGTCCTGCTGCCGCTGCGCCGAGCGCGTAAGGGGTCGTGCCGCTCGCCGCCACCACGATCAGTACGTCGTCGGGGCCGACGCCCACCGCCTGCACGTCGCGCTCGCCCGCTGCGGCGTCGTCCTCGGCGCCCTCCACCGCCTGCCGGATGGCCCGCTCGCCCCCGGCAATCAGCGGCACGGCGCGGTCAGGAGGCCAGGAAAAGGTCGGGGTCAGTTCGGTGGCGTCGAGCACCCCCAGCCGCCCGCTGGTGCCCGCGCCCGCGTAGACCAGTCGCCCGCCGCGCTCCAGCCGGGGCAGGGCCGCGCTGAGTGCCGCCGTCAGTTGCGGGGCCGCCGCCTGCACCGCCCGCACCGCGCCGAGCTGGTCGCCCACCAGCGCCGCCACCAGGGCGTCGGGGGGAAGGGTGTCGAGGTCGGCGTAGTCGGGGTGAACCTGTTCGGTGCGGCGGGGGTCGGTCATGGGCAGGTGTCCTTTGAGGGAGTAAACGGGGTGGAAAAGGGAGCGGGCGTCAGTTTGCCGCCGCTGACCGCCCGCCGCGCTCCCGTCGTCTGCGCCAAGGTGTTGGGCCAGCCCTGCGCGTGGGCGTAGCCGAGAAAGGCGAAGGCGGCGGCCTCGCGGGTGGCGTCGGCCCAGCCGCAGGCGTCCCAGCCGAGGTCGTTGAAGGTGCGCAGCGGAAGCCCGCCGAGTTCTTCCCCAAGCAGGCGCCGCAGCGTGGGGTTTCTGGCCCCGCCCCCGGCGATGACGACTTCGTCCGGCGGGGCAGGCAAAAAGCGCAGTGCTCCGGCAATGCTGCGGGCGGTCAGGCGGGCGGCGGTGGCGGCGAGGTCGGGCAGCGACAGGCCGGGGGTGGGGGCGGGCAGCCGTGAGAGGGTCCACACCTCGCGCCCGGTGGCCTTGGGCGGGGGCGCACTCAGCTCGGGGTGCGCCAGCCAGCGCTCCAGCGTCGCGGCGTCCTCACGACCCTGCGCGGCCAGCCTGCCGTCCTCGTCGCAGCTCTGGCCCAGTTGCCCGGCGAGTTCGTCGAGCAGGCAGTTGCCGGGGCCGGTGTCGAAGGCCACCACGCCGCCCGCGTCCAGACCGGGCAAAAAGGTGACGTTCGCCAGTCCGCCCACATTGAGCACGGCGCGGCTTGTTCCGTCCTCGGCAAACATGGCCCAGTCCGCGAAGGGCACCAGCGGCGCTCCCACGCCCCCCGCCGCGAGGTCGGCCGGGCGGAAGTCGGACACCACCGGCTTGCCTGTCTCCTCGGCAATCACCGCCGCTTCCCCGAGTTGCAGGGTGGCGGGCCGCGCCCAGCCGCGTGCCGGGTCGGGCCGGGGGTGGTGCTGCACCGTCTGGCCGTGACTGGCAATCAGGTCGGCCTGCGGCGCGAGTTCGCGGGCCGCCTCCGCCAGCGCCGCGCCCAGCTCCCAGTGCAGTTGCGTGAGTTCGGCGCTGTTCGCCTCGCCCCGCATGGCGTGCAGCACCCGCTCCCGCCGCTCGGAGGAGTAAGGGGTAAAGGTGTGGGCGACGACCCGGCCACGCGGCTCCCCGGCAGGAAAGGCCGTCAGCGCCGGAAACGCCTGTCCGTGCCGCGCCGCAAAGTCACCCAGCGCGGGCCAGCCGGGAAGTTCGAGCAGCGCGGCGTCGATGCCGTCGGCGCTCGTGCCGCTCATCAGGCCGAGGACGCGCGGCGCACGGCTCACGCGCCTTCTCCGCGCAGTTCCATCACGAAGTCGGAGCGGTCGCCCCGGTAGCAGGCGCGGGCGTACTCCACCGGGCGCCCGTCCGCCAGCCACGACACCCGCTCGGTGGTGAGCAGCGCCGCGCCCTTTTCGACCCCCAGCAGCGCGGCGAGTTCGGCGTCGGCGTTCTGTGCCCGCAGGTGCCGCAGGGCGCGGGCCGGGGCAAGCTGCCGGGCGCTCAGCAGGGCGTAGAGGCTGGCGTCGGTCACGTCTGCCGGGGTCAGGGGGCCGACCAGCGCGGCGGGCAGCGTGCTCTGCTCCACCGCCATCGGCTCGCCGTCGGAGGTGCGCAGGCGGCGCAGGCGGTAGACCTCCGCTCCCGGCGCGAGGCCGAGGCTCAGCGCTTCCTGGGGAGCCGGACGGGTGCGGGCAAACTGAAGCACCCGCGCTCCCGGCACGCCGCCCTGCGCCCGCACCTCGTCCGAAAAGGAACTCAGCAGCCCGAGCTGGCGCGAGGCGGGCGCAGGCCCGGAAACGAAGGTGCCGCTCCCCCGCCTGCGCCGCAGCAGCCCCTCGGCTTCCAGCAGGCTCAGCCCCTGGCGTAGCGTGACCCGCGACACGCCGAGGTGTGCGGCCAGTTCGCGTTCGGCGGGCAGGGCGCTGCCCGGGGCCAGCTCGCCGCTCTCGATGCGCTGGCGCAGCCCCTGCGCGAGTTGCACGTAGGCGGGGGCCGCGTTGCCGGGGTCCAGCGCCACCCACCACGCGGGCGGGTCGGGCGCGGGGGAGACAGGGGCAGGTGAAGCAGGCAGGGCCACGCCGCAACCGTACCACTTGCGGACCAATCCTGAAAAGGTCTTGTCATTGGAATGCAATTGGTCTTAGAGTGAAGGTCAGACTTGACAACCCGCCTACACTCCACCTGTCATTCGGAGGTCAACCCCTATGCCCAAGCGCACCACGTTCGTCCTTCTCAGCCTGGCCCTCCTGGGCGGCAGCGCCCTCGCCGCACCCAAGAAAGTCAGCGGCTACGGCTCCCTCGGCGTCACCACCGGCAAGCCCGGCGGCACCTTCACGCTGGCCCTGGGTGACAGCCCGCAGAGCCTCTTTTACTACGGCGCCATCGACAACAACCTCGGCCTGATTTCGCAGCAGCTGTTCGACGGGCTGGTCGAGTTCAACCTCGCCACCTACAAGCTCGAACCCGCGCTGGCCGAAAGCTGGACGGTCAGCAACGGCGGCAAGACCTACACCTTCAAGCTGCGCCAGGGCGTCAAGTGGTCCGACGGCCAGACCTTCAACGCCGACGACGTGGTGTTCACCTACAAGAACTTCATCATGAACCCCGAGGCCCGCGCCGGGGACGCCGGAAACTTCAAGCTCGACGGGCAGCCCGTGACCATCAAGAAGGTCAGCGACTACGTGGTGCAGTTCGACCTGCCGCGCCCCGCGCCCGCCTTCCTCCTCCAGCAGCGGTACTTCATCATGCCGCAGCACAAGCTGGGCAAATTCACCGGCGCGGACGTGAACAAGGCGTGGCCCACCAACGTCAGCGAATCCGAAGTGGTCGGCACCGGCCCCTTCAAGCTCAGCCGGTACACGGCGGGGCAAAAAGTCACGCTCACCAGGAACCCCAACTCCTGGAAGGTGGACGCCAAGGGCACCAAACTGCCTTACCTCAACACCCTCGAATTCCTGATTCTGCGTGACCCGCAGGCGCAGGTGTCGCAGTTCCTCGCCGGAAACCTCGACCAGCTCAACATTTCCGGTGCCCAGTTCCCCGACCTCAAGCAGAAGGAAGTCGCGGGCGCCAAGTTCAAGGTCATCCGCTCGACGGCACTGTTCGGCAGCCCGCCCTTCGTGGCCTACAACTTCGATGCCAAGGACCCCGCCCTCGCCAAACTGTTCAGCGACGTGCGTTTCCGCCGCGCCATGCAGAGCGCCCTGAACCGCGAGCGCATCATCGACACCGTATACAACGGCCTCGCCAGCCTGCCCGGTCACGGCGTCGCTCCTGCGAACAAGGCGTTCTACGCCAACACCACCCGGCAGCTCGGCAGCTTCGACCTCGCCGCCGCGAACAAGGCGCTCGACGCCCTGGGCCTGAGCAAGAAGAACAGCGCGGGCATCCGCCTGATGAGTAACGGCAAGCCGCTGGAGTTCGACCTCACCTACGGCACCGACTCGCCCGTGTACCCGCCGATGGCCGCCATCATCCAGAGCGACTTCGCCAAGGTGGGCGTCAAGGTGAACCTGAGGGGCATCCTCAGCAGCAAGCTGCTCTCGACGGGGCAGAGCGGCAACTGGGAAATGATTCTGCACGCCTTCGGCGACCAGCCCGACCCCGAACTGCGCCGTCCCATCTGGCAGCCCGGCGGGGCGCTGTACTACTGGCACCGTTCTCTCATGCCCGCGCAGGAAGGCAACAAGCCCAACGTCGCCAAGATGTTTCCCTGGGAAAAGGAAATCTACAACATCTTCGACGACGCCTCGACCACCACTGATGCGGGCAAGCGCAAGGCGCTCTACACCCGCTGGCAGCTCAACTTTGCCCAGAACCTGCCGGTCACGCCCATCGCCAAGCCCGAAAACATCGGGGCCATCAGCGACAGGTACGGCAACTACGTGTACAACCTCGGCGTGATTCCCGGTTACAACCCGGTGCCGCTGATTTTCCAGAAGTGAGGCAAGGACCCCTCGCCCTTCCCTGCCTCCCTCTCCCCGGGGAGAGGGCCCCTGCGGAGCCAGGGGGCTTGTCATTCCCCAAATTGAGGCAGTCTATGTAGGTGACGACCTTTCACCCGCTACAGGCAGAGCAATGGGCACTGAAGCACTTTGGTGCTGTGGATCTTGGAGATCGGCGTAGAAATCAACGAGCAGTACGCATTGCGCAGGGGATGGCTTCCCGATCCGGGAAGTCCATCCCCAAGCTTTTTGACCGTAGAGCAGATGTCAAAGCGGCGTATACCTTCATGTCACGCAAGGAGGCAACCCCTGAGCGCCTTCAAACACCTCACCGCAACCATGTACGCGCAGCACTGGGGCAGGCAGGAACCTTCTTGCTGCTTGAAGACAGCAGCGAATTCATCTGGTCACGACATCAGGAGACTCCCGGCCTTGGGCGGACCGGGGATCTCAGATCCCCGGTTCGGCAGGGGTTTACCCTCCACACGACACTTGCTGTGAAATGGCAAAAACCCCATCAGCAAAGTGGGCAACGGCTTCCCGTTCAGGTTCTGGGCATACTCGATCAGGAGTATTACCTCCGGCAACCCGCACCCACAGCGTCAGAGAGCGACGCTGAGCGACGCCAGCGGGAAAACAAGGAAAGTGCGTTGTGGACAAGAGCAACTGAACGCATCGGAAAAGGGCCGGACGACCAAGACGTTCGATGGGTCAGAGTCTGTGACAGAGGGGCAGATATTGAGGTCTTTATGCGTGGCGTCATCGCTCAAGGACAGGGTTTCGTTGTCAGGGCAGCCCAAAACCGGCGGCTTCTTGATCCGAATGCCCGCACACGGGAGTGCATTGGGCATGTCTTTGAGGCAGCCAGGGCTGCCTCGCCGCTTGGAAGTTACACCATAGACCTTCGAGGGAGAAAAGGTCAGAAAGCACGTGCTGCACACGTTGAAGTGAGTGTTGTTCGTGCGTACCTTTGGCCGACACCAATGGCGGGTGGTCAAGGTAAACCTCGTCAGGAAGGGATACGGGTCAGCATTGTTCGTGTGGCAGAAAAGCCTTCGGATGACGTGAAAGAACCGTTGGAATGGATGCTGCTCACGGATGCCGACATTGAGACCTTTGAGGAAGCGCACGAAGTGGCGCTTCAGTACCAGGCCCGTTGGCTGGTGGAAGAGTTTCATAAAGGGTTGAAGACGGGCCTGGGAGCAGAGCGGCTCCAGTTGGAAGCGGGTCAGCGTCTCAAAGCCATGATTTCGATGATGAGTGTGGTGGCCACAAGGTTACTCGCGCTACGCGAGGATTCACGAGAACGCCCAAATGATCCAGCTCAGAGCGCTGGGTTGAGTGCCGTCGAACTTCAGGTGCTGAGCAAGGTTTTGAAACGGCAACTGAAGACTGTGCAGGACGTCATTTTGGCATTGGGAAGGTTGGGAGGACATATGAACCGAAAAAGCGATGGCCTGCCAGGGTGGCAGGCCTTGTGGGAGGGAATGAATATGCTTCAGGTCTATGTCGAGGGGTATAAGTTAGCTCGCACCTAATTTGGGGAATGACAAGAGCCAGGGGGTGAGGGGTCTTTTTTTCGTGAGGAGTTTCTCCCTGTGCTTTCTCCCTGTTGCTGTGTTGCCCCATGCTGAACTACACTCTCCGCCGCATCCTCGGCATGATTCCCACGCTGCTCGTGATTTCGGTGATTTGCTTCGCCGTCATCAAATTGCAGCCCGGTTCCTTCGTGGACCAGTACCTTGAAGACCCCCGCTTTTCCAGGGAAACGGTCGAAAACATCACCCGGCAGCTCGGCCTGAACGAACCCGCCTGGAAGCAGTACCTGACCTGGATCACGGGCGTGGTCACGCGGCTGGACTTCGGGTATTCCTTCGCCTCCGGTGCGCCGGTCACGTCCATTATCGGGGAAAGGCTGGGCTGGACGGTCTTTATCGCCGGGCTGACCCTGCTGCTGACCTGGGTCATCGCGGTGCCGCTGGGCATCTACACGGCGTTCAACCGCCACGGGATTCCGGCGCAGATCGCCAACTTTCTGGGATACGTGGGTCTCGCCATTCCCGACTTTCTGGCGGCGCTGCTGCTGGTGGTGCTGGTGCGGCAGCTCGGCGGAACCAACGTGGGCGGGCTGTTCAGCCCCGACATGATCGACGCGCCCTGGTCCTTCGCCAAGGTGATGGACCTGCTCGCACACCTCTGGATTCCGGTGCTGGCGGTGGGCCTGGAAGGCGTGGCGGGCCTGATGCGCCAGATGCGGGCGAGTACGCTCGACGTGCTGGGGCAGGACTACGTGCGCACCGCCAAGGCCAAGGGGCTGCCCCAGAACCGCGTGGTCTGGAAACACGCCGTGCGCAACGCCGTCAACCCCCTCATCAGCCTCGCCGGGCTGAGCCTACCCACGCTCATCAGCGGCACCATCATCATCTCCATCGTCATGAGCCTGCCCACCATCGGGCCGCTGCTGTACGACTCGCTGCTCAACAAGGACCAGTACACCGCCATGACCCTGCTGATGCTCTCGGCCTTCTTGCTGCTCATCGGCAACCTGCTGTCCGACCTCGCGCTGGCGTGGGCCGACCCGCGCGTGAGGTACTCGTGAGCGGCGGCCCCGAAACCCGGACCCCGCTCCAGATGGCGTGGCGGCGTTACCGCAAGTCGCGGCCCGGTGTGATTGCCGGGTGGGTGCTCATCGCGCTGTACGTCATTGCGCTGCTCTCGCCGTTTCTGGCGCCCTACAACATCACTGCCCAGCACGAGGGCTACGAGTACCAGCGCCCGCAGACGGTGCATCTCCTTCACCAGGGCCGTTTGCAGCGCCCCTTCGTCTACGGCTCCAAGACCGAGCGCGACCCGGTCACGTTCGCCAAAAAGACCGTGCCCGACACGACCACGCCCATTCCCATTCAGTTCTTCGTGAAGGGCGAACCCTATTCCTTTCTGGGGGTAAAGGCCGACCGCCACCTCTTCGGCGTGCCCGACGGCAAAAACGAGTACGGCGAGACAGCTCCGCGCTACTTCTTTCCCTTCGGCACCGACCAATTGGGCCGCGACCTGTTTTCGCGCACGCTGGTGGGCGCCCAGGTGAGCATGACGGTGGGCGTCATCGGCGTGCTGATTTCCTTCGCCATCGGCATCGTGCTCGGCGGGGTCAGCGGCTACTTTGGCGGCTGGGTGGACACCCTGATTCAGCGCGTGGTCGAGGTGCTGCTCTCCTTCCCACGCCTGCCGATTCTGCTCGCCCTCGCCACCCTGATTCCGGCCCGCTGGCCCTCGACCTGGGTCTACACCGGCATCGTGGCGGTGCTGGCGCTGATCGGCTGGGCGAGCCTCGCCCGTGTGGTGCGCGGTCAGGTGCTCTCGGCGCGGGGCCTGGATTACGTATCGGCGGCGCAGGCCCTGGGCGCGTCCAACCTGCGCGTGATTTTGCGCCACATCACGCCCAACCTCAGTTCTTTTCTGCTGGTCACGGCGACTCTGGCGCTGCCGGGCTACATCCTGGGCGAAAGCACCCTCAGTTTTCTGGGCCTGGGCATCAAGGAACCCATGACCAGCTGGGGCCTGCTGCTGCGCGACGCCAGCAAACTCGAAGTCGTGAGCAGCTATCCCTGGCTGCTGTGGCCGGGGCTGTTCGTGTTCATCAGTGTTCTTGCCTTCAACTTCATGGGTGACGCGCTGCGTGACGCGGCGGACACCCAGAGCCGCTGACTTCTCTGTTTATTGCTCCTGCTGTCCCCTCACGCGCCCCCGGCGCACCCCTCAAGGAGGAAGTATGTCGAAGTCCCGTTCCCTGTCCGCCCTGTTGCTCGGCGCCCTGCTGCTGTCCGCCTGCGGCCAGAACCTGTCCGGCCCTCAGCCCGAGCCGCAGCCCCAACCCCAGCCCGAACCCCAGCCCGAACCCCAGCCGAACCCCGACGCGAGCGGCCCGGTGCGCGGCCTGTGGGTGGACGCCTTCGGCGCCGGCATCAAGACGCCCGAGGAAGTCACGCAACTGGTGGACACCGCCCGCGCCATGAACGTCAACACCCTGTACGTGCAGGTGGGGCGCCGGGGGGACTGCTACTGCAACAACGCCGCCATGCCGCGCACCGACGACCCCGAAGTGCCGGCGGGCTTCGACCCCCTGGCCGACGTGATTGCCAAGGCGCACGCGAAAGACATCCGGGTCAACGCCTGGATCATCACCACGGCGCTGTGGAACAGTGCGACGCCGCCCCAGAGTCCGGACCACGCCTTCAACACGCACGGGCCGGACGCCAAGGGCCGCGACAACTGGCTGACCGTCAAGGCCGACGGCACCCTGAAAGCGGGCAACGACTGGGTAATGGACCCCGGCCACCCCGACGCCGCCGCGTACATCAGGAACATGTACGTCAGCGTGGCGAAAAACTACGACGTGGACGGCATTCAGTTCGACCGTGTGCGCTACCCCGACTACAACCCGGTGGGCGGCCCGGTGCAGTGGGGCTACAACGAAACGGCGCTGGAGCGTTACCGTGCCGAAACGGGCGCGACCGGAACGCCCGACCCCGCCGACCCGCAGTGGAGCGCGTGGCGCCGCCAGCAGGTGACGAACCTGGTGCGCGAAACCGCGCTGGCGGTCAAGGCCGTCAAGCCCGGCGTGGCGATTGCCGCCGCCACCATCACCTACGGCGCAGGGCCTGCCGACGAAGCCGCCTTCGCCGCGTCGCGTCCCTACGCCGAGGTTGGGCAGGACTGGTTGACCTGGGTCAAGGCCGGATACCTCGACCAGAACGTGATGATGAACTACAAGCGCGACTTCAACCCGGTGCAGTCGCAGTGGTTCTACCAGTGGAACACCTTCGCGGCGGGCTTGCAGGCCCGGTACCCCCACACCGAGCAGGTCAGCGGCGCGGCCATCTACCTCAACGACATTCCCAGCACCCTCAACCAGATTCGCAAGACGCAGGCGGCGGGCCTGGGCTGGGCGGGCTACTCCTACCGCACCCCCGACAGGGACGTGAACGAGGGCAAGCGCACGGCGGCGGAGGTGCTCGCCGACCTGAGGGTGCGCCTGACCGAGAAAGACGGTCCTTTCCCGACCTTCGTGCCTCACGCCCCCCTGCAACCCAGCCGGGTGCGCGGCCTGAGCGGCGAACTGCGGGCAGCGCAACCCGGCAACCACAAGGTCGAACTGCTCGGTGCGGGCGGTGAGGTCGTCGCCACCACCTTCAGCGACGGTCAGGGCCGCTACGGATTCCTGAACGTGCCGCAGGGCGCCCTGTCGCTGCGCGTGGACGGCAAGACGATGCTCCCCACGCTGCAAGTGATCCCGGGCCGCGTGACCCTGTTGGAGCCGCTCACACTGAACTGATACGGGTTCTGGACTCTCCTTCACGCAGCCGGAACAGGCACTTGAAAGCGCGTTGTTTCATCCAACACGGATTCCGGACGACAGATGCACATCTGGTTTTACGTGCATCTGTCGTTCGGAACCTGCACTACTCGGAGGCTGTTTCGCGGACCGGGCCGCGCTTCGTCCCGGCACCCGAACTTTCGCTTGTTCGGGAAGTGCCTTGGCCGCTTTTCGCCCGGCGCCTGGAGCCGTTCTGCTGCCCGGTCTGCTCCTCCTGGTTGGCGGCTTTCGGGTGTGCCGAACGGCTTTTTTGCCCCGAATGCCCGAGGCGCTTGAGATAAAGCCAGGCGGTAGACGGATTTATGCTTCGGCCCGTCTGGTCGGTAATCCACTCGGCGACTTTACGGGCCGTCCATTCACCGCCGCCGTCGGGGGGAGACTGCAACGTGGCCCCCAGCGCTGCCCGCTGTTCGGCGTTCAGGACGGGCGGCTGGCCTGCTCGACCCTTTCGGTGGTCGGTCACCGCTTCGGGGCCGTGTTCGTTGTACCGGTTGATGAGCGCGGAGAGCCACCGTCTGGAACGGCCCAACTGCTCCAGAAGGGCCGTGCGCGAGGTCTGAGGCTGCTGGGTCAGTGTCCGCAGAGCGAACCAGCGGTCACGCTCGTCGGCGGTGCTGGCGCGACGTTGACGCTGCAACAGCTCGTCGGCAGTCAGATGCGGGAGAGGAACCAGGGCCTTCATGGGCGAATTATACTTCGAGCAGGCAGGCGGCCTATTGATAACGTACAAAGTTGGTATCAACCCTCCGCCGATTGGCTCTGATACGGATTCCGCTTAATTCCTGCACAGTCGGGAAAGCGCCGCCTGTGCATCCATATCGCAGAATCCGTATTTTTTCCTACTCGCATCCGCTCTGCTGCGCAGCTTTGCAAGTCGGATTGAATCTGAAACGACCAGATTCAATCGGAATCCGTATGATACGGACATACCGCGTTCTCAATAGCTGCTCCATGCCCCCTGCGCTCCTCTCTGCGGCGTCAGGAAGCCGCGACCATTTCTTCGGCGGTCAGGCGCTGCGCCGGTTGCCCGGAGAGTTCGGCCAGCAGGATGTCGTAGTCGGCAAGGGTGTCGTGCCCGGGCAGCAGCAGGGACGCCCAGCACTTTCTGACGCTGGGGTCGAGTCAGGCCGGGCACTTCGCCGTGTACCACACCCAGCAACTCGAGGAACTCAACGCCTGGACCGAGCGGGCGGCGGTCTATCAGCCGGTGGTGGCGGTGCGCTGAGCGGTCTGCGCGGCCCGCGCCGCCGCCTCGGCGTGGTCGCGCCACTCGATGTCCACGCCGGGCAGAAGACCGCGCAGGAGTTCGGGAAAGAGTGGACTGACGCGCAGGGCGCCGCCCGTCGCCCGCAGGGGCAGGGGACCGGCCCGCACCTGCACCCGGCGCCCGAGTTCGGCCAGGGAAGTGGCGGCCCCGCGCAACAACTCCAGCGCCGCCGCGTCTCCCCGGTCCGCCGCCCGGCCCACCGCCGGAGCGAGCCGGGCGAGGGCCGAAGCCCCCGGCGCGGCGTACACGAAGGAGCGCAGGGTGTCCCAGTCGAGGCCCCCGGTCACGGCGGCGACTTCCTCGGCCAGCGGCCCGGTTGCCCCCTGCCCGAAATCGAGCGCGTCGGTGACGTGGCGCAGCGCCCCCCGCCCCAGGCTGGCTCCGGCCCCGTCGTCCCCGATGCGGTAGCCCCGGCCCCCCGCCCGCAGCGTCTGACCGCTGGTGGTGACGTGGTAGGCGATGCTCCCGGTGCCCGCGTAGATCAGGACGCCCTCACCCGGCGCGAAATGGGCGCGGTAGGCGAGGTCGAGGTCGCCTTCCACACTGACCTGCCGCGCAGACAGGCCCAGCGCGGCGGCGAGGTGCGCCCGCGCCGCCTCTGCCTGGGCCGACCCCGCGCTCAGGCCGGGGAGTCCGGCGTGGAGCCGCTGGGGCAGCGCCGGAAGCACGCCGCGCAGACTGTGCAGGGCGGCCTCGCCCGCTGGCGTCCCCAGCAGCGCGGCGGTCAGGGGAGCCACCGTGCCCGAAGCCACCCGCTCAGCGCCGCGCAGCAGCGCCCACTGCGTTCCACTGCCGCCCGCGTCCAGACCGAGGGCGAGGGGCGGCAGGCGAGTAGGCGACGGCGCAGGCGGCGTGTGGCAGGGCATGAAAGACAGCATGGCACGTCGCCCGGGGCAGGCAGACTCGTGAATACGTTGCGGCTTGCGGTCGTCTGCCTAGCGCTCATGACAAAAGACTGCCCTGCACTCTTTGACCCTCTATCAAGGGGAGAGGGCCTGCCAAAGCCAGGGGTGATACGGATTCCGATTGAATCTGGTAGTTTCAGATTCAATCCGACTTGCAAAGCTGCGCAGCAGAGCGGATGCGAGTAGGAAAAAATACGGATTCTGCGATATGGATGCACAGGCGGCGCTTTCCCGACTGTGCAGGAATTAAGCGGAATCCGTATGAGGCAATGGTTCGTGCAGTTTTGAGGTCACAAAGAAAGACCCACCGAAAATGGGGCTGTGAACACACCGCTTCCAATGGGTCTAATGGCTATCCTACAGTACGTTCTCAGCGCGGTCCCGCTGCGCAAGACGCAGCGGAATTTTCTGACCGTGCTGCTTAGCGTATTTCTCGCTGTTCCTGGACGGCTGAACGTCCTGAACCTCTCCCGATATGCGGCCTGCTCAGAGAGTACGATCCGTCGTTGGCTGCACCGAAGTGACCCCGGGGCCATTCCCTGGGGCGCAGTACACCGGGCGACTGTGAGCACGGCGATTGAGAGTGGGCTGATCAGCCCACTGTGCGTTCTGGCCATCGACGCCTCTTTTCACCGCAAATCTGGTCAGCACACCGCACACCTCGGCTCGTTCTGGAATG encodes:
- a CDS encoding anhydro-N-acetylmuramic acid kinase, yielding MSRAPRVLGLMSGTSADGIDAALLELPGWPALGDFAARHGQAFPALTAFPAGEPRGRVVAHTFTPYSSERRERVLHAMRGEANSAELTQLHWELGAALAEAARELAPQADLIASHGQTVQHHPRPDPARGWARPATLQLGEAAVIAEETGKPVVSDFRPADLAAGGVGAPLVPFADWAMFAEDGTSRAVLNVGGLANVTFLPGLDAGGVVAFDTGPGNCLLDELAGQLGQSCDEDGRLAAQGREDAATLERWLAHPELSAPPPKATGREVWTLSRLPAPTPGLSLPDLAATAARLTARSIAGALRFLPAPPDEVVIAGGGARNPTLRRLLGEELGGLPLRTFNDLGWDACGWADATREAAAFAFLGYAHAQGWPNTLAQTTGARRAVSGGKLTPAPFSTPFTPSKDTCP
- a CDS encoding GntR family transcriptional regulator; translation: MALPASPAPVSPAPDPPAWWVALDPGNAAPAYVQLAQGLRQRIESGELAPGSALPAERELAAHLGVSRVTLRQGLSLLEAEGLLRRRRGSGTFVSGPAPASRQLGLLSSFSDEVRAQGGVPGARVLQFARTRPAPQEALSLGLAPGAEVYRLRRLRTSDGEPMAVEQSTLPAALVGPLTPADVTDASLYALLSARQLAPARALRHLRAQNADAELAALLGVEKGAALLTTERVSWLADGRPVEYARACYRGDRSDFVMELRGEGA
- a CDS encoding ABC transporter permease, yielding MLNYTLRRILGMIPTLLVISVICFAVIKLQPGSFVDQYLEDPRFSRETVENITRQLGLNEPAWKQYLTWITGVVTRLDFGYSFASGAPVTSIIGERLGWTVFIAGLTLLLTWVIAVPLGIYTAFNRHGIPAQIANFLGYVGLAIPDFLAALLLVVLVRQLGGTNVGGLFSPDMIDAPWSFAKVMDLLAHLWIPVLAVGLEGVAGLMRQMRASTLDVLGQDYVRTAKAKGLPQNRVVWKHAVRNAVNPLISLAGLSLPTLISGTIIISIVMSLPTIGPLLYDSLLNKDQYTAMTLLMLSAFLLLIGNLLSDLALAWADPRVRYS
- a CDS encoding N-acetylmuramic acid 6-phosphate etherase, whose protein sequence is MTDPRRTEQVHPDYADLDTLPPDALVAALVGDQLGAVRAVQAAAPQLTAALSAALPRLERGGRLVYAGAGTSGRLGVLDATELTPTFSWPPDRAVPLIAGGERAIRQAVEGAEDDAAAGERDVQAVGVGPDDVLIVVAASGTTPYALGAAAAGREVGALTIGLANNPGAPLLAAVACPVLLDTGPEIISGSTRLKAGTAQKIALNTLSSALMVRLGKLYGNLMVDVRATNAKLEGRARRLVQHATGAEAAAAQAALEACGGSVKTALVMLKLGIGAEEAARRLEAAGGHARRVLGEQVLGEQVRGEQVRGEQDEELSSSGRLTPENLTPENLTPENLSE
- a CDS encoding ABC transporter substrate-binding protein encodes the protein MPKRTTFVLLSLALLGGSALAAPKKVSGYGSLGVTTGKPGGTFTLALGDSPQSLFYYGAIDNNLGLISQQLFDGLVEFNLATYKLEPALAESWTVSNGGKTYTFKLRQGVKWSDGQTFNADDVVFTYKNFIMNPEARAGDAGNFKLDGQPVTIKKVSDYVVQFDLPRPAPAFLLQQRYFIMPQHKLGKFTGADVNKAWPTNVSESEVVGTGPFKLSRYTAGQKVTLTRNPNSWKVDAKGTKLPYLNTLEFLILRDPQAQVSQFLAGNLDQLNISGAQFPDLKQKEVAGAKFKVIRSTALFGSPPFVAYNFDAKDPALAKLFSDVRFRRAMQSALNRERIIDTVYNGLASLPGHGVAPANKAFYANTTRQLGSFDLAAANKALDALGLSKKNSAGIRLMSNGKPLEFDLTYGTDSPVYPPMAAIIQSDFAKVGVKVNLRGILSSKLLSTGQSGNWEMILHAFGDQPDPELRRPIWQPGGALYYWHRSLMPAQEGNKPNVAKMFPWEKEIYNIFDDASTTTDAGKRKALYTRWQLNFAQNLPVTPIAKPENIGAISDRYGNYVYNLGVIPGYNPVPLIFQK
- a CDS encoding IS4 family transposase translates to MTTFHPLQAEQWALKHFGAVDLGDRRRNQRAVRIAQGMASRSGKSIPKLFDRRADVKAAYTFMSRKEATPERLQTPHRNHVRAALGQAGTFLLLEDSSEFIWSRHQETPGLGRTGDLRSPVRQGFTLHTTLAVKWQKPHQQSGQRLPVQVLGILDQEYYLRQPAPTASESDAERRQRENKESALWTRATERIGKGPDDQDVRWVRVCDRGADIEVFMRGVIAQGQGFVVRAAQNRRLLDPNARTRECIGHVFEAARAASPLGSYTIDLRGRKGQKARAAHVEVSVVRAYLWPTPMAGGQGKPRQEGIRVSIVRVAEKPSDDVKEPLEWMLLTDADIETFEEAHEVALQYQARWLVEEFHKGLKTGLGAERLQLEAGQRLKAMISMMSVVATRLLALREDSRERPNDPAQSAGLSAVELQVLSKVLKRQLKTVQDVILALGRLGGHMNRKSDGLPGWQALWEGMNMLQVYVEGYKLART
- a CDS encoding ABC transporter permease, producing the protein MSGGPETRTPLQMAWRRYRKSRPGVIAGWVLIALYVIALLSPFLAPYNITAQHEGYEYQRPQTVHLLHQGRLQRPFVYGSKTERDPVTFAKKTVPDTTTPIPIQFFVKGEPYSFLGVKADRHLFGVPDGKNEYGETAPRYFFPFGTDQLGRDLFSRTLVGAQVSMTVGVIGVLISFAIGIVLGGVSGYFGGWVDTLIQRVVEVLLSFPRLPILLALATLIPARWPSTWVYTGIVAVLALIGWASLARVVRGQVLSARGLDYVSAAQALGASNLRVILRHITPNLSSFLLVTATLALPGYILGESTLSFLGLGIKEPMTSWGLLLRDASKLEVVSSYPWLLWPGLFVFISVLAFNFMGDALRDAADTQSR